A genome region from Nocardiopsis exhalans includes the following:
- a CDS encoding ABC transporter transmembrane domain-containing protein, with protein MRVLPQPPGTPDHRSANRYLLWLARQEWRSLLWASLITSVYFLCTILVSYLLGTALDSGLAGGGLGTLLYWSGLITLCALLAAAMVPLYERSSAFNWYSAAYRTIQLITRRSSRLGPTLTRRLPTGEVVAVGTDDIDRVGTFYERSDLMISSVVSVLAVGFLMLTSHLTFGLIVLVAVPLIVVGMVPLLRPLNRRTHTHRDRQADLTTRATDLVAGLRVLRGVGGERSVGGRYQAESQRVRAAGVRVGWMDAALEAVRTLYPGLLLVGIVWYGARLALVGEITVGQLVAFYGYTGSLATAVRFFMLFASDLVTARVAATRVVRVLALEHDLPEPGVPAQAPAGTYNLHDPTSGVSLTRGRFTGVVCADQADVTPLVQRLGRYRDGGAELTGADSQRVALRDLPLAEVRRRILVAGHDAHLFSGRLREELDPDGSATDEHLTAMVRTAAAEDVLAQSPEGLDAELTERGREYSGGQQQRLRLARALLRDPDVLILVEPTSAVDAHSEAAVAERLAGARPDRATGVVTTSPLLLDRTDHVQFVVQGRVVAEGSHRDLLRTDAYAATVLRTSVEEEKV; from the coding sequence GTGCGTGTACTTCCCCAGCCTCCGGGCACCCCCGACCACCGTTCGGCCAACCGCTACCTACTCTGGCTCGCCCGCCAGGAGTGGCGCTCCCTGCTGTGGGCGTCGCTGATCACCTCGGTCTACTTCCTGTGCACGATCCTGGTGTCCTACCTACTCGGCACCGCGCTGGACTCCGGGCTGGCCGGCGGCGGACTCGGCACCCTGCTGTACTGGTCCGGGCTGATCACGCTGTGCGCCCTGCTGGCCGCGGCCATGGTGCCCCTGTACGAGCGGTCGAGCGCCTTCAACTGGTACTCAGCCGCCTACCGCACGATCCAGCTGATCACCCGGCGCTCCTCCCGGCTGGGACCGACCCTCACCAGGCGCCTGCCCACAGGTGAGGTCGTGGCGGTCGGCACCGACGACATCGACCGAGTCGGCACCTTCTACGAACGCTCCGACCTGATGATCTCCTCGGTGGTCTCGGTCCTGGCGGTCGGCTTCCTCATGCTGACCTCGCACCTCACCTTCGGGCTGATCGTGCTGGTGGCGGTACCCCTGATCGTCGTCGGTATGGTCCCGCTGCTACGACCGCTCAACCGCCGTACACACACGCACCGGGACCGGCAGGCCGACCTCACCACCAGGGCCACCGACCTGGTCGCCGGGCTACGAGTGCTGCGAGGTGTGGGCGGCGAGCGTTCGGTGGGCGGCCGCTACCAGGCCGAGTCCCAGCGCGTACGCGCCGCCGGAGTCAGGGTCGGCTGGATGGACGCCGCCCTAGAGGCCGTCCGCACCCTCTACCCTGGACTGCTCCTGGTGGGGATCGTCTGGTACGGCGCCCGGCTGGCACTGGTCGGCGAGATCACCGTGGGCCAGTTGGTCGCCTTCTACGGCTACACCGGTTCCCTGGCCACGGCGGTGCGCTTCTTCATGCTCTTCGCCTCCGACCTCGTGACCGCCCGGGTCGCGGCCACCCGTGTGGTGCGGGTGCTGGCTCTGGAGCACGACCTGCCCGAGCCCGGGGTCCCGGCCCAGGCCCCGGCGGGCACGTACAACCTGCACGATCCCACCAGCGGGGTCAGCCTCACCCGCGGAAGGTTCACCGGTGTGGTCTGCGCCGACCAGGCCGACGTGACCCCACTCGTCCAACGGTTGGGCCGGTACCGGGACGGCGGCGCCGAGCTGACCGGTGCCGACTCCCAACGCGTCGCCCTGCGCGACCTGCCCCTCGCGGAGGTCCGCCGCCGCATCCTGGTCGCGGGCCACGACGCCCACCTGTTCTCGGGGCGGCTGCGCGAGGAGCTCGACCCCGACGGCTCCGCCACCGACGAACATCTCACCGCGATGGTCCGCACCGCCGCGGCCGAGGACGTGCTCGCTCAGTCGCCCGAGGGTCTCGATGCGGAACTCACCGAACGTGGCCGCGAGTACTCAGGCGGCCAACAGCAGCGGCTCCGTCTCGCCCGCGCCCTGCTCAGGGATCCCGATGTGCTGATCCTCGTGGAACCCACCTCCGCGGTGGACGCCCACTCGGAGGCGGCCGTCGCCGAGCGACTCGCCGGAGCGCGCCCCGACCGCGCCACCGGTGTGGTGACCACCAGCCCGCTGCTGTTGGACCGCACCGACCACGTCCAGTTCGTCGTGCAGGGCCGGGTGGTGGCCGAGGGCTCCCACCGGGACCTGCTCCGCACGGACGCCTACGCCGCCACCGTCCTGCGCACGTCGGTGGAGGAGGAGAAGGTATGA
- a CDS encoding R2-like ligand-binding oxidase, whose amino-acid sequence MTEAPATEYRTGFHSLRGGGLNWDSLPLKLFVKGNAKFWNPADIDLSQDAEDWKGLDEAAQTRILRLCALFVAGEEAVTEDLQPFLRAMAAEGRLGDEMYLTQFAFEEAKHVQAFRLWLDAIGVRDDLHGFVTNNPAYRALFYEELPASLEALLDDPSPRNQVRASVTYNHIIEGSLALTGYYAWNHVCTVRDIFPGMRQIIRRIGDDERRHMAWGTFTCRRHVAADDRNWDVVSERLNELLPHVMGTVERSDTPSDDPAVQRYELPPGVLLDYASNRALRRLGAIESARGVPLRQIDLDASPEELEEQFGAEDRAAMAELERH is encoded by the coding sequence ATGACCGAGGCCCCGGCCACCGAGTACCGCACCGGCTTCCACTCACTCCGAGGCGGCGGACTGAACTGGGACTCGCTCCCGCTCAAGCTGTTCGTCAAGGGCAACGCGAAGTTCTGGAACCCCGCCGACATCGACCTCAGTCAGGACGCCGAGGACTGGAAGGGGCTCGACGAGGCCGCACAGACCCGCATCCTGCGGCTGTGCGCGTTGTTCGTGGCGGGCGAGGAGGCGGTCACCGAGGACCTCCAACCCTTCCTGCGCGCCATGGCAGCCGAGGGCCGTCTGGGCGACGAGATGTACCTGACCCAGTTCGCCTTCGAGGAGGCCAAGCACGTCCAGGCCTTCCGTCTGTGGCTCGACGCCATCGGCGTCCGGGACGACCTCCACGGGTTCGTGACCAACAACCCCGCCTACCGCGCCCTGTTCTACGAGGAGCTCCCCGCATCACTGGAGGCCCTGCTGGACGACCCCAGCCCCCGCAACCAGGTGCGCGCCTCGGTCACCTACAACCACATCATCGAGGGTTCCCTGGCTCTGACCGGCTACTACGCCTGGAACCACGTGTGCACCGTGCGCGACATCTTCCCCGGCATGCGCCAGATCATCCGGCGGATCGGGGACGACGAGCGCCGCCACATGGCCTGGGGCACCTTCACCTGCCGCCGCCACGTGGCCGCCGACGACCGCAACTGGGACGTGGTGAGCGAGCGCCTCAACGAGCTGCTCCCCCACGTGATGGGCACCGTCGAGCGCAGCGACACCCCCTCGGACGACCCGGCCGTGCAGCGCTACGAACTCCCGCCGGGGGTGCTTCTGGACTACGCGAGCAACCGCGCCCTCCGGCGGCTGGGCGCCATCGAGTCCGCCCGCGGGGTGCCGCTCCGCCAGATCGACCTGGACGCCTCACCGGAGGAACTGGAGGAGCAGTTCGGCGCTGAGGACCGCGCGGCCATGGCCGAGCTTGAACGACACTGA
- a CDS encoding DNA repair helicase XPB, with translation MSCLIVQSDKTLLLEIDHELAPECRRSIAPFAELERAPEHVHTYRVTPLALWNARAAGHDAEQVVDALIRFSKFPVPHSLLVDIAETMDRYGRLRLVGDPVHGLVLESSDRAVLEEVVRAKKLKGMLGERLGEDSVAVHPSERGNLKQALLKIGWPAEDLAGYVDGEAHEIDLADGDWELRGYQQEAAESFHAGGSGVVVLPCGAGKTIVGAAAMAMTGATTLILVTNTVSVHQWKSELLKRTSLTEDEIGEYSGTKKEIRPVTIATYQVMAARRKGVYTHLELFDAKDWGLVVYDEVHLLPAPIFRMTADLQARRRLGLTATLVREDGREGDVFSLIGPKRYDAPWKDMENQGWIAPADCVEVRVDLTESERMAYATAEPEDKYRFCASSETKTTVVQQIVERHPQEQVLVIGSYIDQLDELGERLGAPVIKGETRNKERERLFDAFRAGELRTLVVSKVANFSIDLPEAGVAVQVSGSFGSRQEEAQRLGRVLRPKADGRTARFYAVVARDTLDQDYAAHRQRFLAEQGYAYRIADAGDLLAGEEI, from the coding sequence GTGTCCTGCCTGATCGTCCAGTCCGACAAGACGCTCCTGCTCGAGATCGACCACGAGCTCGCCCCGGAGTGCCGCCGTTCCATCGCGCCGTTCGCCGAGCTCGAACGCGCCCCCGAACACGTGCACACCTACCGCGTCACCCCGCTGGCGCTGTGGAACGCGCGCGCCGCCGGGCATGACGCCGAGCAGGTCGTGGACGCACTCATCCGCTTCTCCAAGTTCCCCGTGCCGCACTCGCTGCTCGTGGACATCGCCGAGACGATGGACCGCTACGGGCGGCTCAGGCTGGTGGGCGACCCGGTGCACGGCCTGGTGCTGGAGTCCTCGGACCGCGCGGTCCTGGAGGAGGTCGTGCGGGCCAAGAAGCTGAAGGGGATGCTCGGCGAGCGCCTGGGGGAGGACTCGGTCGCGGTCCACCCCAGCGAGCGCGGCAACCTCAAGCAGGCCCTGCTGAAGATCGGCTGGCCCGCCGAGGACCTGGCCGGGTACGTCGACGGCGAGGCACACGAGATCGACCTGGCCGACGGCGACTGGGAGCTGCGCGGGTACCAGCAGGAGGCCGCGGAGAGCTTCCACGCGGGCGGTTCCGGCGTGGTCGTACTGCCCTGCGGCGCCGGGAAGACGATCGTGGGCGCGGCCGCCATGGCGATGACCGGGGCGACCACGCTGATCCTGGTGACCAACACGGTGTCGGTGCACCAGTGGAAGTCCGAGCTGCTCAAGCGGACCTCGCTGACCGAGGACGAGATCGGTGAGTACTCGGGGACCAAGAAGGAGATCCGACCGGTCACCATCGCCACCTACCAGGTGATGGCGGCCCGCCGGAAGGGCGTGTACACGCACCTGGAGCTGTTCGACGCCAAGGACTGGGGCCTGGTGGTCTACGACGAGGTGCACCTGCTGCCCGCGCCCATCTTCCGGATGACCGCCGACCTCCAGGCCCGCCGCCGCCTGGGACTGACCGCCACCCTGGTCCGCGAGGACGGCCGGGAGGGCGACGTGTTCTCGCTGATCGGGCCCAAGCGCTACGACGCCCCGTGGAAGGACATGGAGAACCAGGGCTGGATCGCCCCGGCGGACTGCGTGGAGGTCCGGGTGGACCTGACCGAGTCCGAGCGAATGGCGTACGCGACCGCCGAACCCGAGGACAAGTACCGGTTCTGCGCCTCCTCGGAGACCAAGACGACCGTGGTCCAGCAGATCGTGGAGCGCCACCCGCAGGAGCAGGTCCTGGTGATCGGCTCCTACATCGACCAGCTCGACGAACTCGGTGAGCGGCTGGGCGCCCCGGTCATCAAGGGCGAGACCCGGAACAAGGAGCGCGAACGCCTCTTCGACGCCTTCCGCGCCGGCGAGCTGCGCACTCTGGTGGTCTCCAAGGTCGCCAACTTCTCGATCGACCTCCCCGAGGCCGGGGTGGCGGTCCAGGTGTCCGGCTCCTTCGGTTCGCGCCAGGAGGAGGCCCAGCGCCTGGGCCGGGTGCTGCGCCCGAAGGCCGACGGCCGCACCGCCCGTTTCTACGCGGTGGTCGCCCGGGACACCCTGGACCAGGACTACGCCGCCCACCGCCAGCGGTTCCTGGCCGAGCAGGGCTACGCGTACCGGATCGCCGACGCGGGCGATCTGCTCGCGGGCGAGGAGATCTGA
- a CDS encoding LURP-one-related/scramblase family protein yields MDIFAANPLLIRQPKRFMRDVSDYEVFDPHGRQIAWAREQGADGGMQVLRHLAKSTGGFERRVHVTDLYGHQRLAVQKHWSWMTATTSVNLPDGRPVGTIEQDLKFFGSKFTLLDAWKRQVGTIEGDFIGLDFRIRDHNAHEVARVDRQLPDLGEMFTSADSYALHHRYPTLPEPLRTLVVASAIAIDLVLREGR; encoded by the coding sequence ATGGATATCTTCGCCGCCAACCCCCTCCTGATCCGGCAGCCCAAGCGCTTCATGCGCGACGTCTCCGACTACGAGGTCTTCGATCCGCACGGCCGGCAGATCGCCTGGGCACGGGAGCAGGGCGCGGACGGGGGCATGCAGGTGCTGCGCCACCTGGCCAAGAGCACGGGTGGTTTCGAGCGCCGGGTGCACGTCACGGACCTGTACGGGCACCAGCGGCTCGCCGTCCAGAAGCACTGGTCCTGGATGACCGCGACCACCAGCGTGAACCTGCCCGACGGCCGGCCGGTGGGCACGATCGAGCAGGACCTGAAGTTCTTCGGTTCCAAGTTCACACTGCTGGACGCGTGGAAGCGGCAGGTCGGCACGATCGAGGGCGACTTCATCGGCCTGGACTTCCGGATCCGCGACCACAACGCGCACGAGGTCGCCCGGGTCGACCGTCAGCTGCCCGACCTGGGCGAGATGTTCACCTCGGCGGACAGCTACGCGCTGCACCACCGTTACCCGACCCTGCCCGAACCGCTGCGCACCCTGGTGGTGGCCTCCGCGATCGCGATCGACCTGGTGCTGCGCGAGGGCAGGTGA
- a CDS encoding NUDIX hydrolase, whose amino-acid sequence MSPNPSPAPSPSSPAVIEALAWVHVHEGRLLCVRPEGKDRLYIPGGKREPGESDEQAVARETLEEVSVVLRPGTFHQVAVIDQEAHGQAPGTRVRLLCYGAEHDGEIVPDNEILETAWISYAERERCAPAIQDLVELLHDQGELP is encoded by the coding sequence ATGTCACCGAACCCTTCGCCTGCGCCTTCCCCTTCCTCCCCCGCCGTGATCGAGGCCCTCGCCTGGGTCCACGTGCACGAGGGCCGCCTGTTGTGTGTGCGCCCCGAGGGCAAGGACCGGTTGTACATCCCCGGCGGCAAGCGCGAGCCGGGCGAGAGCGACGAACAGGCGGTGGCCCGCGAGACCCTGGAAGAGGTCAGCGTGGTGCTGCGCCCGGGGACCTTCCACCAGGTCGCGGTGATCGACCAGGAAGCGCACGGACAGGCCCCGGGCACCCGGGTGCGGCTGCTCTGCTACGGCGCCGAGCACGACGGGGAGATCGTGCCGGACAACGAGATCCTGGAGACCGCGTGGATCTCCTACGCCGAACGCGAGCGGTGCGCCCCGGCGATCCAGGACCTGGTCGAGCTCCTGCACGACCAGGGCGAGCTGCCCTAG
- a CDS encoding helicase-associated domain-containing protein has translation MTDNARPGSGRGTDGPDSESPGRPPTFTAWLRSRSDAELTALLNARPDLAQPVPADIGALAHRATSRNAALRALERLDRFTLQVLEAVVALGDDRLSEPVGTPPADVARGLGLTPSGGRGRDPLDEALDTLLSLALIWPDHGRLRPVKVLRELLPHPAQLGPPARTLLAALPHGATKRLADDLVPHSTANSPVETVATALADPDRIAVLVDQVGAPARRLLDNLAWGPPNGTVSDARREITLATASSPVETLIARGLLVATGDDTLTLPREVGLHLRSGVLFRDVSTAPPAFEGRQGSADTVARAAAGQAFTVLRAVEELLERWSQEPAAVLRNGGLGVRDVRRAAQAMDTDEDTAALYLEVVRAAGLIGTDNRVFGEWLPTREYDLWRERSPEHRWLLLARAWLDSDRVASLTGSRDAGGRVRNVLGPGLVRPAAPQARRDLLTELGSAEPGLTPDEVSLTARLAWRRPRRQSPVYTELVEAAAAEAAVLGLTGGGALAEHTRPLLTHDENADEEAARILSAELPQPLDYVLVQGDLTAVAPGPLVTELARELALTADVESTGGATVYRFTEDSIRRALDAGRGVADITDLLERHSRTPLPQALRYLVSDVGRKHGRLRTGSAASYLRCDEPALLTELVADRRATDLELLLLAPTVVVSGLNRAALTERLRQLGYHPVPESGNGTMRLSRPEVRRAEPDPSSPAENAPTTELTRAAVRALRAGDEAANIARIPVSLPEGGTAGSRATAVMEVLSEAAAAERRVWIGYTDTDGRQVSRIVEPASVDGGFLTAYDTTRDAVHRFAVHRITGVAELEAAPD, from the coding sequence ATGACCGACAACGCACGACCCGGTTCCGGCCGGGGCACGGACGGCCCCGACAGCGAGTCGCCGGGTCGGCCCCCCACGTTCACCGCCTGGCTGCGGTCCCGTTCCGACGCGGAGCTCACCGCGCTGCTGAACGCCCGCCCGGACCTGGCGCAGCCGGTCCCGGCCGACATCGGCGCCCTGGCCCACCGCGCGACCTCGCGCAACGCGGCGCTGCGCGCCCTGGAGCGGCTCGACCGGTTCACCCTCCAGGTACTGGAGGCCGTGGTCGCGCTCGGGGACGACCGCCTGTCCGAGCCGGTCGGCACACCGCCCGCGGACGTCGCCCGGGGGCTCGGCCTGACCCCATCGGGCGGTCGCGGCCGGGACCCGCTCGACGAGGCCCTGGACACCCTGCTCTCCCTCGCCCTGATCTGGCCGGACCACGGCCGTCTGCGGCCGGTCAAGGTCCTGCGCGAACTCCTGCCCCACCCGGCACAGCTGGGACCGCCCGCGCGCACCCTCCTGGCGGCGCTCCCGCACGGTGCCACCAAGCGGCTGGCGGACGACCTCGTGCCGCACAGCACCGCCAACTCCCCGGTGGAGACCGTGGCCACCGCACTGGCCGACCCCGACCGGATCGCGGTGCTCGTGGACCAGGTCGGGGCTCCCGCGCGCCGCCTGCTGGACAACCTCGCCTGGGGTCCGCCCAACGGCACGGTCTCCGACGCCCGCCGGGAGATCACCCTGGCCACGGCCTCCTCGCCGGTGGAGACCCTCATCGCCCGCGGCCTGCTGGTGGCTACCGGGGACGACACCCTGACGCTGCCCCGCGAGGTCGGCCTGCACCTGCGCTCCGGTGTGCTGTTCCGCGACGTCAGCACCGCCCCACCCGCTTTCGAGGGCAGGCAGGGCTCTGCGGACACCGTCGCCCGTGCCGCGGCGGGGCAGGCCTTCACCGTGCTGCGCGCCGTGGAGGAGCTGCTGGAGCGCTGGTCCCAGGAACCCGCCGCGGTCCTGCGCAACGGCGGTCTGGGCGTGCGCGACGTGCGCCGGGCCGCCCAGGCCATGGACACCGACGAGGACACCGCCGCCCTGTACCTGGAGGTCGTGCGGGCCGCCGGGCTGATCGGTACCGACAACCGGGTCTTCGGGGAGTGGCTGCCCACGCGCGAATACGACCTGTGGCGGGAGCGCTCTCCCGAGCACCGGTGGCTGCTCCTGGCCCGGGCCTGGCTGGACTCGGACCGGGTTGCCTCGCTGACGGGTTCGCGCGACGCGGGCGGCCGGGTGCGCAACGTGCTCGGCCCCGGTCTGGTCCGGCCCGCCGCCCCGCAGGCCCGCCGCGACCTGCTCACCGAGCTGGGTTCGGCCGAGCCCGGCCTGACACCGGACGAGGTTTCTCTGACGGCCCGGCTGGCCTGGCGCCGCCCCCGCCGCCAGTCCCCCGTCTACACCGAACTCGTGGAGGCCGCCGCGGCCGAGGCGGCGGTGCTCGGCCTGACCGGTGGGGGAGCGCTCGCCGAGCACACCCGCCCGCTGCTCACCCACGACGAGAACGCCGACGAGGAGGCCGCGCGGATCCTGTCCGCCGAGCTGCCGCAACCGCTGGACTACGTGCTCGTCCAGGGCGACCTGACCGCCGTGGCACCGGGGCCGCTCGTCACCGAGCTGGCCCGCGAACTCGCCCTGACCGCCGATGTGGAGTCCACCGGCGGGGCGACCGTGTACCGCTTCACCGAGGACTCGATCCGCCGGGCGCTGGACGCCGGTCGCGGGGTCGCCGACATCACCGACCTGCTGGAGCGCCACTCCCGCACCCCGCTGCCGCAGGCCCTGCGCTACCTCGTCTCGGACGTGGGCCGCAAGCACGGCAGGCTGCGCACCGGTTCGGCCGCCAGCTACCTGCGCTGCGACGAACCCGCGCTGCTGACCGAGCTGGTCGCCGACCGCCGCGCCACCGACCTGGAACTGCTGCTCCTGGCCCCGACCGTGGTGGTCAGCGGCCTGAACCGGGCCGCGCTCACCGAACGCCTGCGCCAACTGGGCTACCACCCGGTGCCCGAGAGCGGCAACGGCACGATGCGGCTCAGCCGCCCCGAGGTCCGCCGAGCCGAACCCGACCCCTCCTCCCCCGCCGAGAACGCGCCGACCACCGAACTGACCCGGGCCGCCGTGCGCGCGCTGCGCGCCGGTGACGAGGCCGCCAACATCGCCCGGATCCCGGTGTCCCTCCCCGAGGGCGGAACCGCGGGTTCCAGGGCTACCGCGGTCATGGAGGTCCTCTCCGAGGCCGCCGCGGCCGAACGCCGCGTGTGGATCGGCTACACCGACACCGACGGCCGTCAGGTCAGCCGCATCGTGGAGCCCGCCAGCGTGGACGGAGGTTTCCTCACCGCCTACGACACGACCCGGGACGCGGTCCACCGCTTCGCTGTCCACCGCATCACGGGAGTGGCGGAACTGGAGGCCGCCCCGGACTGA
- a CDS encoding zeta toxin family protein has product MTSSGTEPGLGPDPSAESTGAGVRPLLAESSSGGIPPQTAEQREARERAYNLYSAAIGACLARRDKDPSLLERAALLLVEEARLPYLTPDDIARANGALPGIIDELRADPVRPPAGAGPQDLGRELSEADLNSLFGLALRDRLTGIPREQPRLLLFGGQPGSGKSTLQRLVLPVLPEGTVSYDGDDLLRLSPDYEWSMTADDRAASTAVSKQVGGLHGLAMEHVRQGRYDAVCSHPLGRADWAASWVLGFKEAGYRVEVAFVATHTSNSRFSIFDRHERATRDQGFGRYLPEIHHDRFYLGVPNTVEFLETHHLADSVYVLSREGEVLYANHQRDGEWRTEPFGRIALEAERGRRELWRSEDTP; this is encoded by the coding sequence ATGACATCCTCCGGAACCGAACCGGGCCTGGGCCCCGACCCCTCTGCCGAGAGCACCGGCGCAGGGGTCCGGCCCCTTCTCGCGGAGAGCTCCAGCGGTGGCATCCCGCCGCAGACCGCCGAACAGCGTGAGGCCCGCGAACGCGCCTACAACCTCTACAGTGCCGCGATCGGCGCCTGCCTGGCCCGCCGGGACAAGGACCCGTCGCTGCTGGAGCGCGCCGCCCTCCTGCTGGTCGAGGAGGCGCGACTGCCCTACCTCACCCCCGACGACATCGCCCGGGCCAACGGCGCGCTGCCCGGGATCATCGACGAACTCCGTGCCGACCCGGTGCGTCCTCCCGCCGGGGCCGGCCCGCAGGACCTGGGGCGCGAGCTCTCCGAGGCCGACCTGAACTCGCTGTTCGGTCTGGCGCTGCGCGACCGGCTCACCGGCATCCCGCGCGAACAGCCCCGACTGCTGCTCTTCGGCGGCCAGCCCGGTTCCGGTAAGTCCACCCTCCAGCGGCTGGTCCTGCCGGTCCTGCCCGAGGGGACGGTCAGTTACGACGGCGACGACCTGCTGCGTCTGTCCCCCGACTACGAATGGTCCATGACCGCGGACGACCGGGCCGCCTCCACCGCGGTGTCCAAGCAGGTCGGCGGCTTGCACGGGCTGGCCATGGAGCACGTGCGGCAGGGTCGCTACGACGCGGTGTGCAGCCATCCGCTGGGCCGCGCGGACTGGGCGGCCTCCTGGGTCCTGGGCTTCAAGGAGGCCGGGTACCGGGTGGAGGTGGCCTTCGTGGCCACGCACACGTCGAACAGCCGTTTCTCGATCTTCGACCGCCACGAGCGCGCCACCCGCGACCAGGGGTTCGGCCGCTATCTGCCGGAGATCCACCACGACCGCTTCTACCTGGGCGTACCGAACACGGTCGAGTTCCTGGAGACCCACCACCTGGCGGACTCGGTGTACGTGCTCTCCCGGGAGGGCGAGGTTCTCTACGCCAACCACCAGCGGGACGGCGAGTGGCGGACCGAACCGTTCGGCCGGATCGCGCTGGAGGCCGAAAGGGGCCGACGCGAGCTCTGGCGCTCGGAGGACACTCCCTAG
- a CDS encoding CPBP family intramembrane glutamic endopeptidase — MDGPSDDPLRDDRPDRPDGPVRPNLFLRIAAVMAGAVLIWSSLSLLNDLLPVEPGGGGDLTHWMNALVAFALAVPMVWAARRYLDRRPWSGLGLTGPCEACWPFLVGALSWLLPAALGLGIALVLGASVTPSAPAAQIVLSLLVLTLLVLLYEAVPEELIFRGYLFRNLSTALSAWLAVVAQAVLFTLWGTGLWVFGNGWEVLAERLPLFFGMGLVLGGIRLVTGNVWACVGFHLAFQVAAQALLTWVLFEVDGLDTVMGTVFLLPFVLGLTVTMMFVRDTGIWSGRVPDPVEG, encoded by the coding sequence ATGGATGGACCCTCCGATGACCCCCTTCGAGACGACCGACCCGACCGACCCGACGGCCCCGTTCGGCCCAACCTCTTCTTGAGGATCGCCGCCGTCATGGCGGGGGCCGTGCTGATCTGGTCCTCGCTGTCACTGCTCAACGACCTTTTGCCCGTGGAGCCCGGCGGCGGTGGCGACCTCACCCACTGGATGAACGCCCTGGTGGCCTTCGCCCTGGCGGTGCCGATGGTCTGGGCGGCTCGCCGGTACCTGGACCGGCGGCCGTGGAGCGGGCTTGGGCTGACCGGGCCCTGCGAGGCCTGCTGGCCGTTTCTTGTCGGTGCTCTCTCGTGGCTGCTGCCCGCCGCGCTGGGTCTGGGGATCGCTCTTGTCCTGGGCGCCTCGGTCACGCCGAGTGCCCCCGCGGCTCAGATCGTGCTCTCCCTGTTGGTACTGACACTCCTGGTACTGCTCTACGAGGCGGTTCCGGAGGAGCTGATCTTCCGGGGATACCTCTTCCGCAACCTCAGCACCGCGTTGTCCGCCTGGTTGGCCGTGGTGGCCCAGGCGGTGCTGTTCACCCTGTGGGGGACGGGTCTGTGGGTGTTCGGCAACGGGTGGGAGGTGCTGGCCGAGCGCCTGCCGCTGTTCTTCGGAATGGGACTGGTGCTCGGGGGTATCCGTCTGGTCACCGGGAACGTCTGGGCCTGCGTGGGATTCCACCTTGCATTCCAGGTCGCGGCGCAGGCACTGCTGACCTGGGTCCTGTTCGAGGTGGACGGCCTGGATACGGTCATGGGTACCGTCTTCCTGCTCCCGTTCGTGCTCGGACTGACCGTCACCATGATGTTCGTTCGCGACACCGGTATCTGGTCAGGAAGGGTTCCGGACCCGGTGGAGGGCTAG
- a CDS encoding cold-shock protein codes for MPTGKVKWYDGDKGFGFLTRDDGGEVFVHSTSLPSGTTSLNPGQRVEFGVAEGRKGAQALQVKILDTQHSVAKARRKKPDEMVLITEDLIKLLENVSNGYRRGRHPDKRESSRVAAVLRAVADDLEA; via the coding sequence GTGCCCACCGGCAAGGTCAAGTGGTACGACGGCGACAAGGGTTTCGGCTTTCTCACCCGGGACGACGGAGGTGAGGTCTTCGTGCACTCCACCTCCCTACCGTCCGGAACCACCTCTCTCAATCCCGGCCAACGGGTCGAGTTCGGCGTGGCCGAAGGGCGCAAGGGCGCCCAGGCGCTCCAGGTCAAGATCCTGGACACACAGCACTCGGTGGCCAAGGCGCGGCGCAAGAAGCCCGACGAGATGGTGCTCATCACCGAGGACCTCATCAAACTCCTGGAGAACGTCTCCAACGGCTACCGGCGCGGCCGCCACCCGGACAAGCGTGAATCGTCCAGGGTCGCCGCCGTGCTGCGCGCGGTGGCTGACGACCTGGAGGCCTGA